The following proteins are co-located in the Telopea speciosissima isolate NSW1024214 ecotype Mountain lineage chromosome 9, Tspe_v1, whole genome shotgun sequence genome:
- the LOC122639367 gene encoding uncharacterized protein LOC122639367, whose protein sequence is MEKAVGLFRRSFSLIRSFSTFAPTSNAATAVVSKKSKHRKKKNFFEVSQFLPNWGIGYQMAKSHWVGVSYQITKINLYKDGRHGKAWGIVYKNGVPVADAPKKISGVHKRCWKYIPVSKKAIESPPKLEAQLT, encoded by the exons ATGGAGAAAGCAGTTGGTCTTTTCAGACGTTCCTTCAGTCTTATCAGAAGCTTCAGTACTTTTGCTCCTACTTCAAATGCAGCCACAGCAGTGGTATCAAAGAAATCAAAgcataggaagaagaagaacttctttgaagtttctcaatttcttccCAATTGGGGTATTGGATATCAAATGGCTAAGAGTCACTGGGTTGGAGTATCTTACCAGATTACAAAGATCAACCTCTATAAG GATGGACGACATGGTAAGGCATGGGGAATTGTCTACAAAAATG GCGTGCCAGTTGCAGATGCTCCGAAAAAAATAAGTGGGGTTCATAAACGCTGTTGGAAGTATATTCCAGTTTCAAAGAAAGCAATAGAGAGCCCGCCAAAGCTGGAAGCTCAGTTAACTTGA
- the LOC122639328 gene encoding thymidylate kinase-like, whose translation MPHACSFRILSALNIGQLASPKSLKFPVKYPNRRSFNKIQMENGHHVISRGALIVLEGLDRSGKTLQSTRLLSYLEGEGMSAELWRFPDRSTCVGQMISSYLCNKSQLDDQTIHVLFSANRWEKRSLMETKLRSGTTLIVDRYSYSGVAFSSAKGLNIEWCKAPEAGLLAPDLVVYLDTPPEKAAERGGYGGERYEQLEFQRKVAQHYQILHDATWKIVDTCLPIEDIEKQLRELAVDCVTTCYKGKPLSQLWLT comes from the exons ATGCCACATGCATGCTCTTTCAGAATTTTGAGTGCTTT AAATATTGGGCAACTAGCATCACCAAAGTCATTGAAGTTTCCCGTGAAGTATCCCAACAGGAGATCTTTCAATAAAATTCAAATGGAGAATGGCCATCATGTTATTTCCAGGGGTGCCTTGATTGTTCTAGAAGGTCTGGACCGTAGTGGGAAGACTTTGCAATCTACTAGACTACTCTCTTACTTAGAGGGAGAAGGAATGTCAGCTGAGCTTTGGCGGTTTCCTGACAGAAGCACATGTGTTGGGCAAATGATATCTTCCTACCTCTGCAACAAATCACAATTGGATGATCAAACAATTCATGTTCTTTTCAGTGCAAACCGTTGGGAAAAGAG GTCATTGATGGAGACTAAACTAAGGAGTGGAACCACACTTATTGTCGATCGTTACTCTTACTCTGGGGTAGCTTTCTCATCTGCCAAAGGACTCAATATAGAATGGTGTAAG GCTCCTGAGGCAGGGTTGCTGGCTCCAGACCTAGTGGTGTACCTTGACACACCACCAGAG AAAGCAGCGGAGAGAGGAGGTTATGGAGGTGAGAGATATGAGCAGTTGGAGTTCCAGAGGAAAGTTGCTCAACACTATCAGATCCTTCATGATGCTACATGGAAG ATTGTTGATACTTGCCTTCCCATAGAGGATATAGAGAAACAGCTAAGAGAACTTGCAGTGGATTGTGTTACCACCTGTTATAAGGGGAAACCTCTCTCTCAACTCTGGCtaacataa